In a genomic window of Nostoc sp. UHCC 0870:
- a CDS encoding DUF1822 family protein: MNNLSSQNFQLQSDYEIISPAAINLTSEQIMEAAKLSHQIPNLSRQWQTYINSLALFAFEAWLKERADALTIKREKCTVLQPALANAIAVVANLQVGEFKICLIPTDSFDDLAVTLPQSVIDLPEYIPHFYVLLEVLEEQGTAVISGFLSYKEFVENQAKANLQPKSDWSYQLPLNWFNFDANTLLLYLHCLKPEAINLPAIPQHRAQTLAIMQTKLTALLPQLKSPERELWEVLTWEQATTILTNPDLLSWIYNYQTQAPDSSLKTNLKDLFQLCTQPALNVGRWLWDELDELAQEFSWKLLPSFTPAVMMRSPIEEFQAIIHQLQHQGLEIPSQARGAYQDLLLAGISLRLYAVTWHLLSEHDSHLWTLLLILGTTAQDTLPNHLKLRVSDQSSVLLEQGINKERGDAYLFTRLIGSWDEKFLVSVSLTDGVEINLPPFTFSPGKFC, from the coding sequence ATGAATAACTTATCAAGCCAAAATTTCCAATTACAGTCAGACTACGAAATTATATCTCCAGCAGCAATTAATCTGACATCTGAGCAGATTATGGAAGCGGCAAAACTCAGCCATCAAATTCCTAATTTATCACGACAATGGCAAACTTATATTAATAGTCTAGCTTTATTTGCCTTTGAAGCATGGCTAAAAGAAAGGGCAGATGCTTTGACTATTAAACGAGAAAAATGCACAGTTTTACAACCAGCATTAGCAAATGCGATCGCAGTTGTAGCTAACTTGCAAGTAGGGGAATTTAAAATCTGCTTAATTCCCACTGACAGCTTTGATGATTTAGCAGTAACTCTACCTCAATCAGTCATAGATTTACCAGAATACATTCCTCATTTTTATGTGTTGCTGGAAGTTCTAGAAGAACAAGGAACGGCTGTAATTTCTGGTTTTTTATCCTATAAGGAGTTTGTAGAAAATCAAGCAAAAGCAAATCTACAACCGAAATCAGACTGGAGTTATCAATTGCCGTTAAATTGGTTTAATTTTGATGCAAATACTTTATTATTATATTTGCATTGTTTAAAACCAGAAGCAATTAATTTACCAGCTATTCCTCAGCATCGCGCTCAAACTTTAGCAATCATGCAAACTAAATTAACAGCATTATTACCACAATTAAAATCACCTGAGCGCGAACTATGGGAAGTATTAACTTGGGAACAAGCAACTACTATTTTGACTAATCCAGATTTACTCAGTTGGATTTATAACTATCAAACACAAGCACCAGATTCTAGTCTCAAAACTAACTTAAAAGATTTATTTCAACTATGCACACAACCAGCATTAAATGTGGGACGTTGGCTGTGGGATGAATTGGATGAATTAGCTCAGGAATTTTCTTGGAAATTATTACCTAGTTTCACACCTGCGGTAATGATGCGAAGTCCGATAGAAGAATTTCAGGCAATTATTCACCAATTACAACACCAAGGTTTAGAAATTCCCTCTCAGGCGCGGGGTGCTTATCAAGATTTACTCTTAGCAGGAATTTCTTTACGTCTGTATGCTGTGACTTGGCATTTATTATCTGAGCATGATTCCCATTTATGGACATTGTTGTTAATTTTAGGGACAACTGCACAGGATACTTTACCAAATCATTTAAAGTTGCGAGTGAGTGACCAAAGTAGTGTTTTATTAGAACAGGGAATAAATAAAGAACGGGGTGATGCTTATTTATTTACTCGTCTCATTGGTAGTTGGGATGAAAAGTTTTTAGTGAGTGTGAGTTTAACAGATGGGGTAGAAATTAATTTACCGCCATTTACTTTTTCCCCTGGGAAATTTTGTTAG
- a CDS encoding transglycosylase domain-containing protein — protein MSPGNHLEKEESTNDQLPPNRLGNTRQLLHHMSSATSGIIHRFSSRERPFYRRVWFWAGLSLGGGIIALSYFISTIDRTLPDKSELKTVIREQTLTIKAVDGSILQQQGEATREQLNLEKIPEQLQQAFIAIEDRRFPQHGGIDPQGIIRAAVSNLRSQNVVEGGSTITQQLARILFLKQERTIWRKLKEVRIAQKLEQELTKDQILERYLNLVYLGSGAYGVADAAWVYFSKPVDKLTLAEIATIAGLAPAPSSYSPANSPTSAGQRRNLVLQRMQEEGFITAAQRQAASQEPIKLTLSLPKRLQLEAPYFSSYILQELPKHVPADVLANGGLIVETTLNSNWQKAAEAAVNKTLKNQGRWQNFKQAALVAIDPRNGEIQAMVGGKDFGKNQFNRVTQAQRQPGSTFKSFVYATAIATGKSPNDTYLDAPFVVDDYEPKNYGKTFRGSMSMNDALTRSVNVVALKVLLDIGFEPTINTAHNMGIKSKLIPTYSLSLGSNEVNLLELTSAYGTFATQGLHAQPYGIRRILNRKGEVIWSVDSQPKRVLDPTTAAIMTSMLRNVVESGTGAAARLDKRPVAGKTGTSDEARDLWFIGYIPQIVAGVWLGNDDNRPTSGASGSAAYAWHEFMEVAVEGMPIEKFPDKPKLKGRKGSIKAKPIKPKKVLHGSLNSDEKSEEQDDTRSSRRRRSSNQETDNNSSRRRRRYRRSQESNSSANAATPPRRERTRTVESGSSRPRSSRESSSPASSSSPTPSWRERLRPRN, from the coding sequence TTGTCGCCCGGTAATCATTTAGAGAAAGAAGAATCCACAAATGATCAATTACCACCCAACCGGTTGGGGAATACAAGGCAGTTGTTGCATCATATGAGTAGTGCAACATCTGGGATCATACATAGGTTCAGCAGTCGGGAGCGTCCATTTTATAGACGTGTGTGGTTTTGGGCAGGCTTGAGCTTGGGGGGTGGGATTATTGCTTTAAGCTACTTTATCTCCACAATAGATCGTACCTTACCTGATAAATCTGAACTAAAAACTGTCATCCGTGAGCAAACATTAACGATCAAAGCTGTTGATGGCAGTATATTACAACAGCAGGGCGAAGCAACTAGAGAACAACTCAATTTAGAAAAGATACCTGAGCAACTGCAACAAGCTTTTATTGCGATTGAAGATAGAAGATTTCCGCAACATGGGGGGATTGATCCCCAAGGTATTATTAGAGCAGCTGTGAGTAATTTGCGATCGCAAAATGTCGTAGAAGGTGGTAGTACGATCACCCAACAGCTAGCGCGCATTCTCTTCCTGAAACAAGAACGAACAATTTGGCGCAAACTTAAAGAAGTCCGCATAGCCCAAAAACTAGAACAAGAATTAACTAAAGACCAAATTCTAGAGCGTTATTTAAATTTAGTATATTTGGGTTCAGGGGCTTATGGTGTAGCAGATGCAGCCTGGGTGTACTTCAGTAAACCCGTAGACAAGCTGACCTTGGCGGAAATAGCTACCATAGCCGGACTCGCCCCTGCACCTAGTTCCTATTCCCCAGCTAATAGTCCCACATCTGCTGGGCAGAGGCGAAATTTGGTGTTGCAAAGGATGCAAGAAGAGGGATTTATCACAGCCGCCCAAAGACAAGCAGCATCACAAGAACCAATAAAACTCACATTAAGTTTACCGAAGAGGCTGCAATTAGAAGCCCCTTATTTTAGTAGCTACATTCTGCAAGAATTACCGAAGCACGTACCTGCTGATGTCCTGGCGAACGGGGGTTTAATTGTAGAAACTACCCTCAACTCAAATTGGCAAAAAGCAGCCGAAGCAGCAGTTAACAAAACTCTCAAAAATCAAGGTCGCTGGCAAAACTTTAAACAAGCGGCTTTAGTAGCCATAGACCCCCGCAACGGGGAAATTCAAGCAATGGTGGGAGGTAAAGACTTTGGTAAAAACCAATTTAACCGCGTTACCCAAGCCCAACGTCAACCAGGATCGACATTTAAAAGCTTTGTCTATGCTACCGCGATCGCTACAGGCAAAAGCCCCAACGACACATATTTAGATGCGCCTTTTGTCGTCGATGACTACGAACCCAAAAACTACGGGAAAACCTTCCGGGGTTCAATGAGTATGAATGATGCTCTGACGCGTTCCGTGAATGTAGTAGCTCTAAAAGTATTACTTGATATAGGATTCGAGCCTACTATCAATACAGCCCATAATATGGGCATTAAATCTAAACTTATACCTACCTATTCCCTATCTCTCGGCTCGAATGAAGTCAATCTTTTAGAATTAACTAGTGCCTATGGTACTTTTGCTACCCAAGGATTACACGCCCAACCTTATGGTATCCGTCGCATCCTCAACCGCAAAGGTGAGGTGATTTGGTCAGTAGATTCCCAACCCAAGCGAGTCCTTGACCCTACCACCGCCGCCATTATGACTTCGATGTTACGCAACGTTGTCGAATCAGGTACAGGTGCAGCCGCCCGATTAGATAAGCGACCAGTCGCCGGCAAAACCGGCACATCCGATGAAGCCCGTGATTTGTGGTTTATTGGTTACATTCCTCAAATAGTTGCCGGGGTATGGTTAGGAAATGATGACAATCGCCCCACCTCTGGTGCTAGTGGTAGTGCAGCCTACGCTTGGCATGAATTTATGGAAGTAGCGGTGGAGGGAATGCCAATAGAAAAGTTTCCCGATAAACCTAAACTAAAAGGTCGCAAGGGTAGCATTAAAGCTAAACCCATTAAGCCTAAAAAAGTCTTGCATGGTTCTCTTAACTCTGATGAAAAATCAGAAGAACAAGACGATACCCGCTCATCTAGAAGACGCAGAAGCAGCAACCAAGAAACAGATAATAATTCATCAAGAAGACGGCGACGCTATCGTCGTAGTCAAGAATCTAATTCTAGTGCTAATGCAGCAACTCCACCCAGAAGAGAGCGAACTAGAACAGTAGAATCAGGTTCTTCCAGGCCTCGTAGTTCTAGAGAGTCTTCATCCCCAGCTAGTTCTTCATCCCCCACACCTTCTTGGCGTGAAAGGCTAAGACCTAGAAATTAG
- a CDS encoding DNA-binding response regulator codes for MSQKIIVTDFHEICISGTVAILQSEYSTAKIVTATTVVEAYEQVLNIQPDLMITDIFLPEKQGASAQITMGIQLLQNLMQKYPHLNIMVQSDYINNLIQIKPQIDAHIGGFTVAHKSCSQQEMINRVKWTLQGLTHVKDIQGIHNALEVKPEWLKILKLAFREGLQDKAIAQHICVSERMVRHYWDGIQNALNIDCEELKKQGKNLRIITQIKAREIGLIN; via the coding sequence ATGAGCCAGAAAATTATAGTAACTGATTTTCACGAAATATGTATTAGTGGCACAGTTGCCATACTGCAATCTGAATATTCAACAGCCAAAATTGTCACAGCTACAACTGTTGTAGAAGCTTATGAACAAGTTTTAAATATACAACCTGATTTGATGATCACAGATATTTTTCTGCCAGAAAAGCAGGGAGCATCAGCGCAAATCACAATGGGTATACAGCTTTTACAGAATTTAATGCAAAAATATCCTCATTTAAATATTATGGTGCAGAGTGATTATATTAATAATTTGATTCAAATTAAACCACAAATTGATGCTCACATAGGAGGTTTTACAGTTGCCCACAAAAGTTGTTCTCAACAAGAGATGATCAACCGAGTTAAATGGACTTTACAGGGATTAACTCATGTCAAAGATATTCAGGGAATCCATAACGCATTAGAAGTTAAACCAGAGTGGTTGAAAATATTAAAATTAGCCTTTCGAGAAGGATTACAAGATAAGGCGATCGCTCAACATATCTGTGTGTCAGAACGCATGGTAAGGCATTATTGGGATGGCATACAAAATGCTTTAAATATTGACTGCGAAGAATTAAAAAAACAAGGTAAGAATCTCAGAATTATTACCCAAATTAAAGCTAGGGAAATAGGACTAATTAATTAA
- a CDS encoding CHAT domain-containing protein: protein MRYSKISTTAFITFILTVSIPFPAKLPAFLQVSQVLAQTADARKAEADRLLQQGIEQFETSQFTDALQSWQQALQLYREIKDRLGEGQSLGNLGAAYLSLGDYAKAIDYQQQTLAIARQIKDRQGEGAALGSLGNAYLSLGDYAKAIDYQQQSLAIARQIKDRQGEGAALGSLGNAYLSLGDYAKAIDYQQQTLAIARQIKDHQGEGQSLGSLGNAYFSLGDYVKAIDYYQQRLAIARQIKDRQGEGNALGNLGSAYFSLGDYAKAIDYYQQSLAIARQIKDRRGEGTVLGNLGNAYNALGDYAKAIDYYQQHLAIARQIQDRQGEGAALGNLGNAYNALGDYAKAIDYYQQHLAIARQIKDRQGEGNALGNLGNAYFSLGDYAKAIDYQQQRLAIARQIQDRRGEGTALGNLGNAYFSLGDYAKAIDYQQQSLAIARQIKDRLGEGQSLGSLGNAYYALGDYAKAIDYHQQYLAIARQIQGRRGEGTALGSLGIAYLSLGDYAKAIDYQQQYLAIARQIKDRRGEGTGLNNLGFTFYTQGNLTLAESTLLEGIKVLESLRGRELKDSEKVSIFETQRNTYNHLQKVLIAQNKPDAALEISERGRGRAFVELLASRLSANSQEKLPTPPTITEIKQIAKQQNATLVQYSIIYDDFKIQGKQQVKESELYIWVIKPTGEVTFRKADLKPLWQKENTNLTELVTTSRESIGARGILVSENPDAPKVKQKLRRLHELLIEPIADLLPSNENERVTFVPQDELFLVPFPALRDAENKYLIEKHTILTAPSIQVLDLTRQQQVNSKKSGEVLLVGNPKMPKVVLKPGEPPEQLSNLIWAEKEAKDIASLFGTQAITGDKATETAIVQQMTKARIIHLATHGILDNFRGLGSAIALTPSAQDDGLLTAEEIFNLKLNADLVVLSACDTGRGRITGDGVIGLSRSFITAGVPSVIVSLWAVDDNSTSVLMTKFYQNMEQNLDKATALRNAMLSTMKTHPSPKYWAAFTLIGEVGE, encoded by the coding sequence ATGCGTTATTCAAAAATCAGCACCACAGCATTTATCACCTTTATCTTGACTGTTTCCATACCTTTCCCAGCCAAATTACCTGCTTTCTTGCAAGTGTCGCAGGTATTGGCACAAACAGCAGATGCACGGAAAGCGGAAGCAGATAGACTATTGCAACAAGGTATTGAACAGTTTGAAACAAGTCAATTTACAGATGCGTTACAGTCTTGGCAACAAGCATTACAACTTTACAGGGAAATCAAAGACCGTCTGGGTGAGGGTCAATCACTAGGAAATCTCGGTGCTGCCTACTTATCTTTAGGAGACTACGCCAAAGCCATAGACTACCAACAACAAACATTAGCCATCGCCCGCCAAATCAAAGACCGTCAAGGTGAGGGTGCTGCACTAGGAAGTCTAGGTAATGCCTACTTATCTTTAGGAGACTACGCCAAAGCCATAGACTACCAACAACAAAGTTTAGCCATCGCCCGCCAAATCAAAGACCGTCAAGGTGAGGGTGCTGCACTAGGAAGTCTAGGTAATGCCTACTTATCTTTAGGAGACTACGCCAAAGCCATAGACTACCAACAACAAACATTAGCCATCGCCCGCCAAATCAAAGACCATCAAGGTGAGGGTCAATCACTAGGAAGTCTAGGTAATGCCTACTTCTCTTTAGGAGACTACGTCAAAGCTATAGACTACTATCAACAACGTTTAGCCATCGCCCGCCAAATCAAAGACCGTCAAGGTGAGGGTAATGCACTAGGAAATCTCGGTAGTGCCTACTTCTCTTTAGGAGACTACGCCAAAGCCATAGACTACTATCAACAAAGTTTAGCGATCGCCCGCCAAATCAAAGACCGTCGGGGTGAGGGTACTGTACTAGGAAATCTCGGTAATGCCTACAATGCGTTAGGAGACTACGCCAAAGCCATAGACTACTATCAACAACATTTAGCGATCGCCCGCCAAATCCAAGACCGTCAAGGTGAGGGTGCTGCACTAGGAAATCTCGGTAATGCCTACAATGCGTTAGGAGACTACGCCAAAGCCATAGACTACTATCAACAACATTTAGCGATCGCCCGCCAAATCAAAGACCGTCAAGGTGAGGGTAATGCACTAGGAAATCTTGGTAATGCCTACTTCTCTTTAGGAGACTACGCCAAAGCCATAGACTACCAACAACAAAGATTAGCCATCGCCCGCCAAATCCAAGACCGTCGGGGTGAGGGTACTGCGCTAGGAAATCTCGGTAATGCCTACTTCTCTTTAGGAGACTACGCCAAAGCCATAGACTACCAACAACAAAGTTTAGCCATCGCCCGCCAAATCAAAGACCGTCTGGGTGAGGGTCAATCACTAGGAAGTCTAGGTAATGCCTACTATGCGTTAGGAGACTACGCCAAAGCCATAGACTACCATCAACAATATTTAGCGATCGCCCGCCAAATCCAAGGCCGTCGGGGTGAGGGTACTGCACTAGGAAGTCTAGGTATTGCCTACTTATCTTTAGGAGACTACGCCAAAGCCATAGACTACCAACAACAATATTTAGCGATCGCCCGCCAAATCAAAGACCGTCGGGGTGAGGGTACTGGACTGAATAATTTAGGATTTACTTTCTATACACAAGGAAATCTCACTTTAGCGGAGAGTACCTTACTAGAAGGAATTAAAGTTTTAGAATCTCTACGCGGTCGAGAATTAAAAGATAGTGAGAAAGTTTCGATTTTTGAAACGCAACGTAACACCTACAACCATTTACAAAAAGTCTTAATTGCCCAGAATAAACCTGATGCCGCTTTAGAAATATCTGAACGGGGACGGGGACGCGCTTTTGTGGAGTTACTTGCTTCCCGGTTATCTGCTAACTCCCAAGAAAAATTACCCACCCCACCCACAATTACAGAGATTAAACAAATCGCCAAACAACAAAATGCCACTCTTGTTCAGTATTCAATTATTTATGATGACTTCAAAATTCAGGGTAAACAACAAGTCAAAGAATCAGAACTATATATTTGGGTAATTAAACCCACAGGTGAAGTCACCTTCCGCAAAGCCGATCTCAAACCCCTCTGGCAAAAAGAAAACACCAATCTTACAGAACTTGTTACCACCAGTCGTGAATCTATTGGCGCAAGAGGTATTCTTGTCAGCGAAAATCCTGATGCACCCAAAGTAAAACAAAAATTGCGCCGACTCCATGAACTGCTAATTGAACCCATCGCCGACTTACTCCCCAGCAATGAGAATGAGCGTGTAACCTTTGTTCCTCAAGACGAATTATTTCTTGTACCCTTCCCCGCACTCCGAGATGCAGAAAACAAATACTTGATTGAAAAACATACTATCCTGACTGCGCCATCAATTCAGGTGTTGGATTTAACTCGTCAGCAACAAGTCAACAGTAAGAAATCAGGGGAAGTGTTGCTGGTTGGTAATCCCAAGATGCCAAAAGTGGTATTAAAACCAGGTGAACCACCTGAACAATTATCTAATTTGATATGGGCAGAAAAAGAGGCAAAAGACATTGCTTCATTGTTTGGAACGCAAGCAATTACTGGCGATAAAGCCACTGAAACCGCAATTGTCCAGCAAATGACCAAAGCCCGAATTATTCATTTAGCCACCCACGGAATATTAGATAATTTTCGCGGTTTGGGAAGTGCGATCGCTTTAACACCCTCTGCTCAAGATGACGGTTTACTCACAGCTGAAGAAATATTTAACCTCAAACTCAATGCAGACTTAGTAGTTTTAAGTGCTTGTGACACCGGACGCGGACGAATTACTGGTGATGGTGTGATTGGCTTATCTCGTTCATTCATTACCGCCGGTGTCCCCAGCGTAATTGTCTCTTTGTGGGCAGTTGATGATAATTCCACATCTGTACTGATGACCAAATTCTATCAAAATATGGAACAAAATCTTGACAAAGCTACCGCATTACGAAACGCCATGCTCTCCACTATGAAAACCCATCCCTCGCCTAAGTATTGGGCAGCATTTACTTTAATTGGGGAAGTCGGGGAGTAG
- a CDS encoding CHASE2 domain-containing protein, with the protein MNVSSFYLKVQEFGQICSFELSWGENQQLGVTLVYPDALKLKYQEWQRIYLCFYNSELRGKVEEIGSFAAPQIDWRARLVEAEAQLLSEFHHWLRSAELYEIRATIAKAIKADIFLTCNSLDLARLPWEVWEITEFALDSHQLRIVRTPINRRDTIAKNTRRGKARILAILGDESGLDFAKEKQAISSLKSLADVTFIGWQPHVSIPELKAQIVREIAAEPGWDILFFAGHSNETNLTGGELGIAPNTALLLSEIASALTIAKNRGLQVAIFNSCKGLSIANKLIDLGISQVAVMREPIHNCVAEEFFIKFIKALSEYKDTHESLLTAAQYLKLEKSLTYPSAYLIPSLFRHPEADLFCLQPSGLKQLSQDLKPNCSEAIALSFILIISLFLPLQRWLLQQRVLVQAIYRQLTNQVATVANTPILLVQIDEASIRKANISDPKPMNRQYLASLVDKLTTNNARVVGIDYLLDRPQKQGDRILGNSLKTAVSAPQPTWFVMAATQSLKGEWLEALPEIASLNWSLQGDIKILPWYMQLFPFDDWQSQPWTFSSLLVLSYELQQITNVPQPQLDSQTDFLQQINTFLKDGNKSHQTILAQERSHLQPITALSYWLNQMWMHPIIDFSIPPEKVYRSIPAWKLLENQGIPQNLQQQIVIIAPGGYQEAGISKDGEDNSHADLPPAIKYWREQKNSSNRNKVITGGEVHAYMTHHLLTRRLVIPIPDLWLVGIAILLGKSLYLLLIRNNKFCWQRLLLAMIITGFYGLFSLQAYIYAAIILPWVLPSITFWIYFLPTNLQRKTNA; encoded by the coding sequence ATGAATGTCTCTAGTTTTTATTTAAAGGTTCAAGAATTTGGACAAATTTGCTCTTTTGAGTTGTCTTGGGGGGAAAATCAACAGCTTGGGGTGACGTTGGTTTATCCTGATGCACTCAAGTTAAAATATCAAGAATGGCAGCGAATTTATTTATGTTTCTACAATAGTGAATTGCGAGGTAAAGTAGAAGAAATCGGTAGTTTCGCAGCCCCGCAGATTGATTGGCGCGCTCGTTTAGTGGAAGCTGAAGCACAACTTTTATCTGAGTTTCATCACTGGTTACGTAGTGCAGAATTATATGAAATTAGGGCTACTATAGCTAAAGCAATTAAGGCTGATATTTTTCTCACCTGCAATTCTCTAGATTTAGCTCGCTTACCTTGGGAAGTCTGGGAAATTACAGAATTTGCTCTTGATTCTCATCAGTTGCGTATTGTTCGTACACCTATAAATAGACGAGATACAATTGCTAAAAATACTCGTCGGGGTAAAGCGAGAATTTTAGCTATTTTAGGTGATGAATCTGGGTTAGATTTTGCAAAAGAAAAGCAGGCTATCAGTTCTTTAAAATCTTTGGCTGATGTCACTTTTATTGGTTGGCAACCTCATGTAAGTATTCCCGAATTAAAAGCTCAGATTGTTAGAGAAATTGCTGCTGAACCAGGTTGGGATATTTTATTTTTTGCTGGACATAGTAATGAAACTAATTTAACAGGTGGGGAGTTGGGAATTGCCCCAAACACAGCTTTATTATTAAGTGAAATTGCCTCAGCATTAACTATTGCTAAAAATAGAGGCCTGCAAGTAGCAATTTTCAATTCTTGTAAAGGTTTGAGTATAGCTAATAAGCTAATTGATTTAGGTATTAGTCAAGTAGCTGTGATGCGAGAGCCAATTCATAATTGCGTTGCTGAGGAATTTTTTATCAAATTTATCAAAGCTTTGAGTGAATATAAAGATACCCATGAATCATTATTAACGGCTGCTCAGTATCTCAAATTAGAAAAAAGTTTGACGTATCCTAGTGCTTACTTGATTCCTTCTTTATTTCGTCATCCAGAAGCAGATTTATTTTGTCTCCAGCCATCCGGTTTAAAACAATTATCTCAAGATTTAAAGCCTAATTGCTCTGAAGCGATCGCTCTATCATTTATATTAATTATTAGCCTATTCTTACCTCTACAAAGATGGTTATTACAACAGCGAGTATTGGTACAAGCTATCTATCGTCAACTGACAAATCAAGTTGCAACTGTAGCCAATACCCCTATTTTATTGGTGCAAATTGATGAAGCTTCCATTAGGAAAGCTAATATTTCTGATCCTAAACCGATGAATCGTCAGTATTTAGCCAGTTTAGTAGATAAATTGACCACAAATAACGCCAGAGTAGTTGGGATTGATTATCTACTAGATCGACCGCAAAAACAAGGCGATCGCATTTTGGGTAATTCTCTCAAAACTGCTGTCTCTGCACCCCAACCGACATGGTTTGTCATGGCTGCAACTCAAAGTCTCAAGGGTGAATGGTTAGAGGCGTTACCAGAAATTGCTAGTCTGAATTGGAGTTTGCAAGGCGATATTAAAATTTTGCCTTGGTATATGCAATTGTTTCCTTTTGATGATTGGCAATCTCAGCCTTGGACTTTTAGTAGTTTATTGGTTTTAAGTTACGAATTGCAACAAATTACCAACGTACCCCAGCCGCAATTAGATAGTCAAACAGATTTTCTGCAACAAATCAATACTTTTCTCAAAGATGGTAACAAAAGTCATCAGACGATTTTGGCACAAGAGCGATCGCACCTGCAACCGATTACAGCTTTGAGTTATTGGCTAAATCAAATGTGGATGCACCCTATTATTGACTTTTCCATTCCTCCCGAAAAGGTATATCGTTCCATTCCCGCTTGGAAATTACTAGAAAATCAAGGTATTCCCCAAAACTTACAACAGCAAATTGTCATTATTGCGCCTGGGGGATATCAAGAAGCCGGAATTAGTAAAGATGGTGAAGATAATTCCCATGCAGATTTACCACCAGCAATTAAATACTGGCGGGAGCAAAAAAACTCTAGTAATAGAAATAAGGTGATTACAGGGGGTGAAGTTCATGCTTATATGACACATCATTTACTGACTCGGAGATTAGTTATACCCATTCCTGATTTGTGGTTAGTTGGTATCGCTATTTTACTCGGTAAAAGCTTATATTTATTGCTAATTAGAAATAATAAATTTTGCTGGCAACGGTTATTATTAGCAATGATAATTACTGGCTTTTATGGATTGTTTAGTTTACAGGCTTACATTTATGCCGCCATAATTTTACCTTGGGTTTTACCATCAATTACATTCTGGATTTACTTTTTACCTACTAATTTGCAGAGGAAAACAAATGCGTAA